In the Bacillus amyloliquefaciens DSM 7 = ATCC 23350 genome, GCCAGCAGAGCGCCCCGATATGTTTTAATATCAATCCCCGAGCGTTCCGCAAATTTATCAATCCGATATTGAAGACTGTTGCGGTGCAAATGCAGTTTTTTCGATGTGAGCGACATGTTCGAGTTATGTTCAATAAAAGCCTGAATCGTATGCTTCAGCTCCGGTTCTTTCTGAAACAGCAACGCCGCCTCTTCCTGAAGCAATGCGGAAAGCTTTTCCCTGCTTTCTTCCGTGAGCATTGCCGGAAATACCGTTTCCGCGGTCATCGTGCTCAGCTGCGGGAGATGGCGCCTGCCATTCTGAAAATATTGCTGTTCTCTCCGATAATGATGGCGCAGACGTTCTCCGGCGCCGTAATACCTTCCGATGAAAAAACGGACACTGAAATAAAAATCGGCTTCAAGAACCTTTACAAAAGATGCGATATCATCCTGATCAGGCGCTTCAAGCTTTTCTTCCTCTACAATCACGCCCTGATCCCTTCCCGTCCGGACAACTGTATACGGAACCGGCCAGAAATGGCGAAGCGCTTCCGTAAATGCCCCCCAATCCCTTTCTCCTAATAAATCATAATGGATAAAACGGATACGAGGCTCCTTGACTTCAGGCACCAGGCCCTCTTCCAGCAGAAAACGCCGCCACCTCTTTGCCGCCGCTGTCTCCGGGAAAAAAACGCCCTTCTCTTCAGCGGGTGTCAAAAACGAATTCAGAAGCAGTTTCTCCTTCTGGGTGATATCCTCCTTCGGAATGGCGACATAGACCCGCCTCTTCTCATCATAAAAACAAAAGACATCCTCCGCCGTACAGCACGTATCAGACAACACAGCCCTCGGGTAAATTGCCAATATCGGGTTCATATGCGCTCCTCTCTATCGCTCTATCATATTTTCAGTATAAAACGTCCGGCGGATTGTATCCACTGAGTTTTACGAAACAGCTTTCCGGCTATTTCCCGGGAAACGAATCGCTTCTGCCGGATATGAAAAAACCCTCTGCACCAGCAGAGGGATCTTTTTTATTTAGAGATATCGACGAAGCCTTCTCCAAACACGTCACGCACATCATGAACAATGACAAACGCCTTTGTATCACAGCTTTTAATAATTTTCTTGAGCATGG is a window encoding:
- a CDS encoding PucR family transcriptional regulator — translated: MNPILAIYPRAVLSDTCCTAEDVFCFYDEKRRVYVAIPKEDITQKEKLLLNSFLTPAEEKGVFFPETAAAKRWRRFLLEEGLVPEVKEPRIRFIHYDLLGERDWGAFTEALRHFWPVPYTVVRTGRDQGVIVEEEKLEAPDQDDIASFVKVLEADFYFSVRFFIGRYYGAGERLRHHYRREQQYFQNGRRHLPQLSTMTAETVFPAMLTEESREKLSALLQEEAALLFQKEPELKHTIQAFIEHNSNMSLTSKKLHLHRNSLQYRIDKFAERSGIDIKTYRGALLAYFICLQYEKSH